The Puniceicoccales bacterium DNA window CATCTATTATGGCCCTGGCAAAATTATCCACATATAGATTGCTGCACAGATAATGTAAATCTCTATCAATATGAATCCCAAGCTCTTCGGATATTTCGCGTCGAACAGTATTTTCAAGTATATCCTGGGCATCATCCTTACAACCAATTTCAACTTTACCGCCAGGGAAAATTAACAATGGACCGTGATTACCAACACGGCGCTTGATCACCAAGAATTTACCGTCGCATTCCAAGGCACACACACCTTTGAGTCTAAAGTTATATTTATCTTCCGCCATGGAAAGCTAGCGATTTACATTCATCAAAAACTCCACATTATTTTGTGTTTTTTTCATCCTACCTATGAGCATTTCCATGGCTTCGGAGGGAGAAACCCCCTTCATTGCTCTGCGTAAACCATATATTTTCGCAATCTCATCCGGA harbors:
- a CDS encoding NUDIX hydrolase — translated: MAEDKYNFRLKGVCALECDGKFLVIKRRVGNHGPLLIFPGGKVEIGCKDDAQDILENTVRREISEELGIHIDRDLHYLCSNLYVDNFARAIIDVTFHCCLGAMPAVVADPEEVPEYFWLSTDEIESSKLDFFIGWKIAKIQELKAKHR